A single window of Gossypium hirsutum isolate 1008001.06 chromosome A10, Gossypium_hirsutum_v2.1, whole genome shotgun sequence DNA harbors:
- the LOC107915364 gene encoding glucan endo-1,3-beta-glucosidase 8 has product MLRAQVFLWAYILIFFPASVVAQGLGVNWGVIASHPLDPKIVVNILKDNGIKKVKLFHAQHDILTALSGTDIEVMVGIPNHSLESLSEKYSVAQAWVKANITAYMGKKRVNFKYVAVGNEPFLAAYNGTYNNLTLPAMKNILKALNEAGVGKDIKVSTPLNGDVYITPTYKPSDGIFRHDLADIMNGICEFLHKNDSAFIVNIYPFLNLYQNPGFPEPYAFFDNDDSNSMDDHGVKYRSVLDANIDTLVAALKVANFSNIPIIVGEVGWPTDGNIYATTKNAKKFYNGLLKRMAKNEGTPLRPKQYPDVYMFSLLDEDLKSIDPGMFERHWGIFSFDGQPKFPMDLSGKGQNKLLVGGKNVKYMEKQWCVYNKDASNQKDLPVKVAWACNSTDCTTLVPGASCSGMGIDMNASVAFNMYYQMANQTKGACDFEGLAKIVKQDPSNGTCRFPIMIKTIQTTSNSDASAPKSSRSSTSSSSTSHSPFQTQSPSPSSSPFHSPQLIFQFFVGIFIIWFV; this is encoded by the exons ATGCTTCGAGCTCAGGTCTTCTTATGGGCATATATATTGATATTTTTCCCTGCTAGTGTTGTAGCGCAAGGCCTTGGTGTTAACTGGGGTGTCATAGCATCACATCCTTTAGACCCTAAGATTGTCGTcaatattttaaaagataatggcATAAAAAAGGTTAAGCTTTTCCATGCTCAACATGACATTCTAACTGCCCTGTCTGGAACCGATATTGAGGTCATGGTGGGGATCCCCAATCATTCTTTGGAAAGTCTTTCTGAGAAATATAGTGTAGCACAAGCTTGGGTGAAAGCAAATATCACTGCATATATGGGTAAAAAGCGTGTCAACTTCAA GTACGTGGCCGTAGGAAATGAACCATTTCTGGCAGCCTACAATGGTACGTACAATAACCTTACACTCCCAGCTATGAAAAACATACTGAAAGCACTAAATGAAGCAGGTGTTggaaaagatatcaaagtatcaACACCGCTCAATGGTGATGTTTACATCACACCTACTTACAAACCATCAGATGGAATATTTCGACATGACTTGGCAGATATCATGAATGGAATATGTGAATTTCTCCATAAAAATGATTCTGCCTTTATAGTCAATATCTATCCTTTCCTAAATCTTTATCAAAATCCTGGATTCCCTGAACCTTATGCCTTCTTTGATAACGATGACTCAAACTCTATGGATGATCATGGTGTTAAATATCGTAGTGTTTTAGATGCTAATATTGACACTCTTGTCGCGGCACTTAAAGTAGCTAATTTCTCGAATATACCAATCATCGTGGGGGAAGTTGGATGGCCAACTGATGGTAATATTTACgccacaacaaaaaatgctaaaaagttTTATAATGGGTTGCTAAAGAGAATGGCAAAAAATGAAGGAACTCCACTTCGCCCGAAGCAGTATCCTGATGTGTATATGTTCTCTCTGTTGGATGAAGATCTTAAGAGTATTGATCCAGGAATGTTTGAGAGGCATTGGGGGATTTTCAGCTTTGACGGACAACCTAAGTTTCCAATGGACTTGTCAGGGAAAGGACAGAACAAGTTGCTTGTCGGTGGGAAAAATGTCAAATACATGGAAAAGCAGTGGTGTGTGTATAACAAAGATGCTTCTAACCAAAAGGATTTGCCTGTAAAGGTTGCATGGGCTTGCAATAGTACTGATTGCACAACCTTGGTACCTGGAGCTTCATGTTCTGGTATGGGTATTGACATGAATGCCTCGGTTGCCTTCAACATGTACTACCAAATGGCAAATCAAACTAAAGGTGCATGTGATTTTGAAGGTTTAGCCAAAATTGTCAAGCAAGATCCATCTAATGGGACATGTCGGTTCCCAATTATGATTAAAACTATCCAAACTACATCAAATTCTGATGCGTCTGCTCCTAAATCATCAAGGTCTTCCACCTCTAGCTCTTCAACATCTCACTCTCCCTTTCAAACTCAATCTCCTTCTCCCTCTTCCTCTCCCTTTCATTCTCCCCAACTTATCTTTCAATTTTTTGTAGGTATTTTCATTATTTGGTTTGTGTA
- the LOC107914475 gene encoding LOW QUALITY PROTEIN: crossover junction endonuclease EME1B-like (The sequence of the model RefSeq protein was modified relative to this genomic sequence to represent the inferred CDS: deleted 2 bases in 1 codon): MSDPIILSDGDDPKTPRPSISKKPRTVPDSHLPPVLILDDDPTPQKPSLAPPSPASTPSFVAETPMSEPSVVRCSNADPSIEASDPQIGDAKLSGISRLICLESDNDSETGSKRDNDQENGSKCSYIDESEELEWRSRVFDYESHLGSSNLIQICEDSSSQPLYEEDDGDPQLLEENDDPDKENFTLEQIGNTIKQNREMKADSDKKSSTNGATVKKKMTKEERTRMLEEKKLKKEQEKLQKAALKAEAVEFKKLQKERQKWEKGKFALKSIVAEIDTKVVELGSIGGHLLSRLADKGLTYRITSNPIEKSIVWTMTVPEHISQLSPDGLEIQYVLIVSEAAEFCDLVTSDTLLDHISRVRSKHPSYTVCYLTNRLLAYINKRENEQYKNPAIDSGWRRPLVEEVLAKLTTYYARVHSRQCADESELAEHVVGLTCSLASCQFRKKLTRLCVSANGSLIPKDSIDKNLIKGNLWLKALLAIPKVQPRYALAIGRKYPTMKSLLHVYMDPTKSVHDKEFLLKDLVVEGLLGNDRRLGEICSKRVYRVLMAQSGSVKTDDIEDGADFFTHY, from the exons ATGTCGGATCCAATCATCCTATCCGATGGAGACGACCCAAAGACCCCCCGCCCTTCCATCTCCAAGAAGCCCAGAACCGTACCGGACAGTCATTTACCTCCGGTTTTGATTCTCGACGATGACCCTACCCCGCAAAAACCGTCACTGGCCCCCCCTTCACCTGCG TCCACTCCTTCCTTTGTGGCCGAGACTCCGATGTCAGAGCCTTCGGTCGTCAGGTGCTCCAATGCTGACCCTTCAATTGAGGCTTCGGATCCTCAAATTGGAGATGCCAAGCTCTCTG GAATAAGCAGATTGATATGTTTGGAATCCGATAATGATTCTGAAACTGGTTCTAAAAGGGACAATGATCAGGAGAATGGATCAAAGTGCTCCTACATTGATGAGTCCGAAGAGTTAGAATGGCGTTCTAGAGTTTTTGATTATGAATCTCATCTAG GGAGTTCTAATCTAATCCAAATCTGTGAGGACAGTTCTTCTCAGCCATTGTATGAAGAGGATGATGGTGATCCACAACTTCTTGAG GAAAATGATGATCCAGACAAAGAAAATTTTACCTTAGAGCAGATAGGGAACACAATAAAGCAGAATCGAGAAATGAAAGCTGATTCTGATAAGAAAAGTAGCACAAATGGAGCAACGGTAAAAAAAAAGATGACGAAGGAGGAGCGGACTCGTATGTTGGAAGAAAAGAAGCTAAAGAAAGAG CAAGAGAAATTGCAAAAAGCTGCTTTGAAAGCTGAAGCTGTTGAGTTCAAAAAATTGCAGAAAGAAAGGCAGAAATGGGAAAAAGGAAAGTTTGCTCTAAAATCTATTGTAGCTGAAATTGATACTAAGGTGGTTGAACTAGGGTCAATAGGAG GTCATTTACTTTCAAGGTTGGCTGATAAAGGCCTTACATATCGCATAACATCAAATCCAATTGAAAAATCAATCGTATGGACCATGACAGTTCCCGAACATATTTCACAG CTTTCTCCTGATGGACTAGAGATTCAGTATGTATTAATTGTATCTGAGGCTGCAGAGTTTTGTGATCTAGTAACTAGTGACACACTTTTGGATCACATTTCTAGAGTTAGAAGTAAACATCCATCGTATACAGTTTGCTATCTTACAAATAGACTATTGGCATACATTAATAAAAG GGAAAATGAACAATACAAGAACCCTGCAATTGATAGTGGTTGGAGACGTCCGCTGGTTGAGGAG GTGTTGGCAAAGCTGACTACATATTATGCAAGGGTACACTCTAGGCAATGTGCAGATGAATCTGAACTGGCCGAACATGTTGTTGGTTTGACATGCAGTCTAGCCTCGTGCCAATTCAG AAAGAAGTTAACGCGACTCTGTGTAAGTGCTAATGGATCCCTTATTCCTAAGGATTCTATTGACAAGAATTTAATAAAGGGGAACTTGTG GTTAAAAGCTTTGCTCGCCATCCCAAAGGTCCAGCCACGATATGCTCTTGCCATAGGGAGAAAGTACCCTACCATGAAATCCCTTTTGCACGTTTACATGGACCCTACTAAATCA GTGCATGACAAGGAATTTCTGCTCAAGGACTTGGTGGTAGAAGGGTTATTAGGTAATGACAGAAGATTAGGTGAGATTTGTTCAAAGAGAGTCTATAGAGTACTCATGGCTCAGAGTGGAAGCGTCAAAACTGATGATATTGAGGATGGTGCTGATTTCTTCACACATTACTGA
- the LOC107914474 gene encoding exosome complex component RRP4 homolog: MRGLQLPLSQTQRIRLQRALEKLQSLSCKANSDASVTVADTIPVNYEDAFLKGHGTTDLNGDLVATVCGVVERINKLVYVRALRARYKPEVGDIVVGRVVEVSQKRWRLEINFSLDAILMLSSMNMPDGIQRRRTALDELNMRGIFEENDVVCAEVRNFQHDGSLQLQARSQKYGKLEKGQLLIVDPYLVKKSKQHFHHLEQFGIDLVLGRNGFIWVGEHVEARDSMVVDQANSSEQSMVPEEKNKTHTPLEMRQNICRIANAVRVLSTLGFSIDADLILETVELSSTVKIDIHDMLGSEFHVLVAEREAERRSLVGKRKR; this comes from the exons atgagaggaTTACAGCTGCCCTTGAGCCAAACGCAAAGAATAAGACTTCAAAGAGCATTGGAAAAGCTTCAGTCTCTTTCTTGTAAAGCGAATTCCGACGCTTCCGTTACCGTCGCCGATACCATTCCCGTCAACTATGAAGACGCTTTTCTCAA agGGCATGGGACAACGGACCTAAATGGCGATTTGGTGGCAACTGTGTGTGGCGTGGTGGAGCGCATCAACAAACTGGTCTATGTACGCGCCTTACGTGCTAG GTACAAGCCAGAGGTTGGGGATATCGTAGTGGGACGTGTAGTTGAG GTTTCTCAAAAGCGATGGAGATTGGAGATAAATTTCAGCCTAGACGCCATTTTAATGCTTTCCTCCATGAACATGCCTGATGGTATTCAG AGGCGGCGTACTGCTTTGGATGAACTCAACATGCGTGGTATTTTTGAAGAGAACGATGTTGTCTGT gCGGAGGTTCGTAATTTCCAGCATGATGGCAGCTTGCAACTCCAAGCAAGAAGTCAAAAGTATGGGAAG CTTGAAAAGGGTCAATTGCTCATAGTTGATCCTTACCTAGTGAAGAAAAGCAAACAGCATTTCCATCACCTTGAACAGTTTGGAATTGACCTGGTACTTGGACGTAATGGATTCATATGGGTTGGTGAACATGTTGAAGCCAGAGACAGTATGGTAGTGGATCAAGCTAATAGTTCTGAACAATCCATGGTTCctgaagaaaaaaacaaaactcATACCCCTCTAGAGATGAGGCAGAACATATGCAGAATTGCGAATGCCGTACGTGTGCTGTCAACTTTAGGTTTCAGTATCGATGCAGATTTGATCTTGGAGACAGTTGAGTTGAGCAGCACAGTGAAAATTGACATACATGACATGCTAGGCTCAGAGTTTCATGTTTTGGTTGCGGAAAGGGAAGCTGAGCGGAGAAGCTTGGTGGGAAAGCGGAAAAGATGA